One genomic segment of Mangifera indica cultivar Alphonso chromosome 6, CATAS_Mindica_2.1, whole genome shotgun sequence includes these proteins:
- the LOC123219157 gene encoding zinc finger BED domain-containing protein DAYSLEEPER-like codes for MDSPIAAVMPTTPIDNNEPPGSETQPNKRRRKKSIVWEYFTVETVGAGCTRAYCKQCKKSFAYITGSKLAGTSHLKRHITMGICPVSRQKNQQSPYIPNSKPGNATDPPKRRYRSPAGFTSIPFNQDRCSHDIAKMIIMHDYPPHIVEHSGFVDFVHTLQPQFNVVSFNTIQGDCVAMYLREKQSLLNFISEIPGRVNLTLDLWNSNQTVGYAVLTGYFIDGDWNLHRRILNVVMVPSPDSDVAFNQALVTCLSDWHLKSKLLTLTLDCSFSNETINRHLRGFLPVKNPLMLNGQLLIGNCYARVISRLAQDAIGATGAAVKKIRDSVKYVKTSDAHEEKFLELKEQLRVPSTKELFIDDQTKWNTTFHMLVAANELKQVFSCLETYDPDYKIAPPSMDEWKQVEILCIYLKYFFDAANILTSPTYPTASAFYHEVSKIQLELTQAAMSEDPFVSYLTRPLKEKFNEYWRECFLVLAIAVVMDPRFKMKLIEFSFSRIYGEDADTWIKVVDDGIHELFDEYLLLALPPPDAFMEEMNEVLPKNQTLQEQIPEKTLH; via the coding sequence ATGGATTCTCCTATTGCAGCTGTGATGCCTACTACTCCTATTGATAACAATGAACCACCTGGTTCAGAAACACAACCTAATAAGCGTAGGAGAAAGAAGTCTATTGTGTGGGAATACTTCACTGTAGAAACTGTTGGAGCTGGATGTACTAGGGCCTACTGCAAGCAATGCAAGAAATCATTTGCTTACATTACTGGTTCAAAGCTAGCTGGAACCAGCCACCTCAAACGACATATTACCATGGGAATATGTCCTGTAAGCCGCCAGAAAAATCAACAATCTCCGTACATTCCAAATTCCAAACCAGGGAATGCCACTGATCCACCCAAAAGACGCTACAGATCACCTGCTGGATTTACTAGCATCCCTTTCAATCAGGATCGGTGCAGCCATGATATTGCTAAGATGATCATTATGCATGATTATCCCCCCCACATTGTTGAACATTCCggttttgttgattttgttcATACTCTTCAACCGCAGTTTAATGTGGTCAGCTTCAACACCATCCAAGGGGATTGTGTGGCAATGTACCTGAGAGAGAAGCAAAGCCTTCTGAATTTTATTAGTGAAATTCCTGGACGAGTGAACCTTACATTGGATTTGtggaattcaaatcaaactgttGGCTATGCAGTCCTTACAGGGTACTTCATCGATGGTGATTGGAATTTGCATCGTCGAATTCTTAATGTTGTTATGGTTCCTTCACCAGATTCAGATGTTGCCTTTAATCAAGCCCTTGTGACTTGCCTATCTGACTGGCATCTGAAGAGCAAGTTGCTGACCCTCACACTTGATTGCTCCTTTTCAAATGAAACCATAAATCGACATCTCAGAGGCTTCCTTCCTGTCAAGAACCCACTTATGTTGAATGGTCAATTGTTAATAGGAAATTGCTATGCTCGTGTTATAAGTCGCTTGGCACAAGATGCAATAGGAGCAACTGGGGCAGCTGTCAAGAAAATCCGTGATAGTGTAAAGTATGTCAAAACTTCAGATGCTCATGAAGAGAAGTTTCTTGAGCTGAAGGAACAACTTCGAGTGCCTAGCACAAAAGAACTGTTCATTGACGACCAAACTAAATGGAACACAACTTTCCATATGCTGGTGGCTGCTAATGAGCTAAAGCAAGTATTTTCCTGTTTAGAAACCTATGATCCTGATTACAAAATAGCCCCTCCATCAATGGATGAGTGGAAGCAGGTAGAAATTCTCTGCATATACTTGAAGTATTTCTTTGATGCAGCTAACATCTTAACTTCTCCAACATATCCAACTGCCAGTGCCTTTTACCATGAAGTGTCAAAAATTCAATTAGAGTTGACACAAGCAGCCATGAGTGAAGACCCCTTTGTCAGCTACTTGACCAGACCTTTGAAAGAAAAGTTCAATGAATATTGGAGAGAATGCTTTCTTGTATTGGCGATTGCTGTTGTTATGGATCCAAGGTTCAAAATGAAGCTCATTGAGTTCAGTTTCTCCAGGATATATGGTGAGGATGCTGATACCTGGATCAAGGTTGTTGATGATGGCATTCATGAACTCTTTGATGAATATCTTCTGCTTGCACTTCCTCCTCCTGATGCTTTCATGGAAGAAATGAATGAGGTCCTCccaaaaaatcaaactcttcAAGAACAAATCCCCGAGAAGACACTCCACTAG
- the LOC123219206 gene encoding protein FAR1-RELATED SEQUENCE 6-like — translation MDEVSLNTEPAGDDDVEDFEVVGDCAMTEYVGQTGILQNPLPPAVGMEFETYEDVYYFYNCYAKEQGFGVRVSNTWYRKSKEKYRGKLSCSSAGFKKKSEANRPRPETRTGCPAMIKFRLMENKRWRIIEAELEHNHLISPASGKFYKSHKHIGPGTKRTLQLDGADEVQKIRLFRTVIIDAEGNGNVDVSGEFGNNVDNCNKLKLKAGDAQSVHNFFCRLQLMDPNFFNVVDLNEKGCLRNLFWTDARSRVAYRYFGDVVSIDTTCLADKYDVPLVSFIGMNHHGQPVSLGCGLLAGETIESYTWLFRAWLTCMLGRPPQSIITDYCKILQVAVADVFPRAYHCFSLWHIMQEVPNKLHGLFEYEAIEVALNKTVYHSLRPEEFETSWEDMIQRHGIREHEWIQTLYEDRRRWAPVYLKETFLAGLFPVHQNDAFTPFFKGYLEKNTPLKEFLEKYDQALQANYQLEALADMESRNSSHLLKPRCYFEFQLGTLYTNEISRKFEREIDGMYSCFSTRHMNAEGPIVTYIVKEEFEDGNGRDSRVFDVLYNPSEKEVLCVCGMFNFRGYLCRHILSVLKQNGMPEIPSHYILSRWRKDIKRSYVLDHSCSGIDIDNPVHRYDHLYKRIMQAVEEGRQSEDRYKVTMQALDEILKKLHLVEDDQV, via the coding sequence ATGGATGAAGTTTCTCTCAACACGGAGCCAGCAGGTGATGATGATGTTGAAGATTTTGAGGTAGTTGGAGATTGTGCAATGACAGAATATGTAGGTCAAACTGGTATTCTCCAAAATCCCCTGCCTCCTGCTGTTGGAATGGAGTTTGAAACGTATGAAGATGTATATTACTTCTACAATTGCTATGCCAAAGAACAGGGATTTGGTGTCAGAGTTAGCAATACATGGTAcagaaaaagtaaagaaaaatacaGAGGAAAACTTAGCTGCAGTAGTGCAGGTTTCAAGAAGAAAAGTGAAGCAAATCGCCCAAGACCAGAAACAAGGACTGGTTGTCCAGCAATGATAAAGTTCAGGTTGATGGAAAATAAAAGGTGGAGAATTATTGAAGCTGAGCTTGAGCACAACCACTTGATTAGCCCGGCAAGTGGAAAGTTTTATAAGTCACATAAGCACATAGGTCCTGGAACCAAAAGAACATTGCAGTTAGATGGTGCTGATGAAGTACAAAAAATTCGTTTATTTCGAACTGTGATTATTGATGCTGAGGGAAATGGTAATGTAGATGTTAGTGGAGAATTTGGGAACAATGTTGACAACTGCAATAAATTGAAGCTTAAAGCAGGAGATGCCCAATCTGTTCATAATTTCTTTTGTCGCTTGCAGTTGATGGATCCTAACTTCTTTAATGTGGTAGATCTAAATGAAAAAGGATGCTTGAGGAATCTGTTCTGGACTGATGCAAGGTCAAGAGTTGCATATAGGTATTTTGGTGATGTAGTTTCAATTGACACAACATGCTTGGCAGACAAATATGATGTACCTCTGGTTTCATTTATCGGCATGAATCACCATGGACAACCAGTTTCACTGGGCTGTGGATTACTTGCAGGTGAGACCATTGAATCATATACATGGTTGTTTAGGGCATGGCTTACATGCATGTTAGGACGCCCTCCACAATCAATCATCACAGACTACTGTAAAATCTTGCAAGTTGCTGTTGCTGATGTTTTCCCAAGAGCTTatcattgtttttctttatggCATATCATGCAAGAAGTTCCAAATAAATTACACGGATTGTTTGAATATGAAGCAATTGAAGTGGCACTGAATAAAACAGTTTATCACTCTCTAAGGCCTGAGGAATTTGAAACATCGTGGGAAGATATGATCCAACGTCATGGAATAAGGGAGCATGAATGGATTCAAACTTTATATGAAGATCGAAGACGGTGGGCTCCAGTTTACTTAAAGGAGACATTTTTGGCAGGACTCTTTCCAGTCCATCAGAATGATGCTTTTACTCCATTTTTTAAAGGATATCTTGAGAAAAATACCCCTTTGAAAGAATTTCTGGAGAAGTATGATCAAGCTCTTCAAGCAAATTATCAACTTGAAGCTTTGGCAGATATGGAATCAAGAAACTCAAGTCATTTGCTCAAGCCAAGGTGTTACTTTGAGTTCCAACTCGGAACATTGTATACAAATGAAATATCAAGGAAGTTTGAGAGAGAGATTGATGGAATGTACTCTTGTTTTAGCACTAGGCATATGAATGCTGAGGGGCCAATTGTAACATACATAGTTAAGGAAGAATTTGAAGATGGAAATGGGAGAGATTCCAGAGTTTTTGATGTTCTGTACAATCCATCTGAAAAGGAAGTGCTTTGTGTTTGCGGGATGTTCAATTTCAGAGGATATTTATGTAGACACATCCTGAGTGTTCTAAAACAGAACGGTATGCCGGAAATCCCATCTCATTACATTCTTTCGCGATGGAGAAAAGATATCAAACGTTCTTATGTTCTTGATCATAGCTGCAGTGGCATTGATATTGATAACCCAGTGCACAGGTATGATCATCTGTACAAACGCATTATGCAGGCTGTCGAGGAAGGGAGACAATCCGAAGATCGTTACAAGGTTACAATGCAAGCATTAGATGAGATATTAAAGAAGCTTCATCTGGTAGAGGATGATCAAGTATAA
- the LOC123219204 gene encoding putative pentatricopeptide repeat-containing protein At3g15930, with the protein MSKWFMPLSSHPSDIHILQIPLNFSKQKPLIFTRIKMFSSSASLASVSPTHITPPTPQTPLVTLLETCKSMDHLKQIHSQTIKTGLFTNPTIQNKLIAFCSNHENGNMNYACQVFDKIPQPSVFVWNTMIKGYSRIDCHKNGVLMYLDMLNSDVRPDNYTFPFLLKGFSRDFALEFGRELHCHVVKFGFGSNVFVQNALISVYCLCGEIDVAQGIFDMSCKDDVVTWNAMFSGYNRMKRYEDTRKLFGQMERKGVLFTSVTCVLVLSACAKLKDLDVGKRVHRYVKECNIEPNLILENALIDMYAACGEMDVALEIFGMMRNKDVISWTSIVSGFLNRGQIDLAREYFDEMPIKDYVSWTAMIDGYLRVNRFKEALTLFREMQASNIRPDEFTMVSILSACAHLGALELGEWIKTYIDKYKVKNDTFVGNALIDMYCKCGSVEKARSLFKEMPRKDKFTWTAMIVGLANNGHGEEALNMFSEMLRASIKPDEVTYVGVLCACTHTGMVDEGRKYFAGMTTQHGIEPNVTHYGCMVDLLGRAGHLKEALEVINNMPVKPNSIVWGALLGACRVHRDAEMAEMAAKQILELDPDNGAVYVLLCNIYAACNKLDKLREVRQLMLDRGIKKTPGCSLIEMNGVVHEFVAGDQSHPETKEIYLKLEKMSRDLKFAGYSPDTSEVFLDVGEEDKESAVYQHSEKLAMAFGLINSETGTTIRIVKNLRMCVDCHRVAKLVSKVYHREVVVRDKTRFHHFRDGSCSCKDYW; encoded by the coding sequence ATGAGTAAATGGTTTATGCCACTGTCATCACATCCCTCTGACATTCACATTCTCCAAATCccattaaacttttcaaaacaaaaacctTTGATCTTCACCCGAATCAAGATGTTTTCGTCTTCAGCTTCTTTGGCTTCAGTTTCTCCAACCCACATCACTCCACCCACTCCCCAAACCCCACTTGTAACCCTCCTTGAAACCTGCAAATCCATGGACCATCTTAAACAAATCCACTCCCAAACAATCAAAACAGGCCTTTTTACAAACCCGACCATCCAAAATAAACTCATTGCTTTCTGCTCTAATCATGAAAATGGGAATATGAACTATGCATGTCAAGTTTTTGATAAAATTCCCCAACCAAGTGTGTTTGTCTGGAATACCATGATAAAAGGGTATTCTAGGATTGATTGCCATAAAAATGGGGTTTTGATGTACTTGGATATGCTTAATAGTGATGTTAGACCAGACAATTATACGTTCCCCTTCTTATTGAAGGGTTTTTCGCGTGATTTTGCTTTAGAGTTTGGTAGAGAGTTGCATTGTCATGTGGTGAAATTTGGGTTTGGTTCTAATGTGTTTGTGCAAAATGCATTGATTAGTGTGTATTGTTTGTGTGGTGAAATTGATGTGGCGCAAGGGATTTTCGATATGAGTTGTAAAGATGATGTGGTTACATGGAATGCTATGTTTTCAGGATACAATAGAATGAAGAGGTATGAGGATACCAGGAAGCTTTTTGGTCAGATGGAGAGGAAAGGAGTGTTATTTACTTCAGTTACCTGTGTTTTGGTGCTATCAGCTTGTGCTAAATTGAAGGATCTAGATGTTGGAAAGCGGGTTCATAGGTATGTCAAAGAGTGCAACATCGAACCCAATTTGATATTGGAAAATGCTTTGATTGATATGTATGCTGCTTGTGGAGAAATGGATGTTGCACTTGAAATTTTTGGAATGATGCGGAATAAAGATGTAATTTCTTGGACTAGCATTGTTTCAGGATTTTTGAATAGAGGACAAATTGATTTAGCTCGTGAATATTTTGATGAGATGCCAATAAAAGATTATGTCTCATGGACAGCCATGATTGATGGTTATCTTCGAGTGAATAGGTTCAAAGAGGCTTTAACTCTTTTCCGTGAGATGCAAGCCTCAAACATAAGACCAGATGAGTTCACCATGGTCAGCATTCTTTCTGCTTGTGCACATTTGGGGGCATTAGAATTAGGAGAATGGATAAAGACTTACATTGACAAATATAAGGTGAAAAATGATACATTTGTGGGGAATGCTTTGATAGACATGTACTGTAAATGTGGAAGTGTTGAGAAAGCACGAAGCTTATTCAAAGAGATGCCTCGAAAGGACAAATTTACATGGACAGCCATGATTGTTGGTCTTGCCAATAATGGACATGGTGAAGAAGCTCTTAATATGTTCTCTGAAATGCTTAGAGCTTCAATAAAACCTGATGAAGTAACTTATGTTGGTGTTCTTTGCGCCTGTACTCACACTGGCATGGTAGATGAAGGAAGAAAGTATTTTGCTGGCATGACTACCCAACATGGGATTGAGCCTAATGTGACACATTATGGATGCATGGTTGATCTTCTTGGCCGAGCTGGGCATCTTAAAGAAGCTCTGGAAGTTATTAATAATATGCCAGTGAAACCAAATTCAATTGTCTGGGGAGCTCTTCTTGGCGCATGTAGAGTTCACAGAGATGCAGAAATGGCTGAAATGGCAGCTAAGCAGATTCTTGAGTTAGATCCTGATAATGGAGCTGTTTATGTTCTGCTTTGTAACATATATGCCGCTTGCAATAAGTTAGATAAACTGCGTGAAGTTAGACAATTGATGCTTGATAGAGGAATCAAGAAAACCCCTGGCTGCAGTTTGATAGAGATGAATGGCGTTGTCCATGAATTTGTTGCTGGGGACCAGTCACATCCTGAAACCAAAGAAATCTACTTGAAGTTGGAAAAAATGTCTAGAGACTTGAAATTTGCCGGGTATTCGCCTGATACTTCGGAGGTGTTCCTTGATGTAGGGGAAGAAGATAAAGAGAGTGCAGTTTATCAGCATAGTGAGAAATTAGCTATGGCATTTGGGCTGATCAATTCAGAAACTGGAACCACGATTAGAATCGTGAAGAACCTCAGAATGTGTGTGGACTGTCACCGTGTGGCGAAATTGGTCTCAAAAGTGTATCATAGAGAAGTGGTTGTACGGGATAAAACTCGATTCCATCATTTCAGGGATGGTTCATGTTCATGTAAAGACTATTGGTGA
- the LOC123219207 gene encoding uncharacterized protein LOC123219207, which produces MKFKAFLTENGVSLLERRFLPALDKMGKICHLFLTRDHAFFLHNLLSGDGIQCIAQFHKETLFDDYRISSQNEDRIAFAVDISILQRAVRSSVSICSEFGGGDSTPNRLQIKLVKKLPPNCTQPMPFLTFETKGYKSAVIQDVPISKPLSRAQVLELQTALDMAQDLPQTLVQVPDLNQLQNYVDRMKHVGDLLNVFISKYGDLHVQISTTLIRLGTEFRKLLVIGEQAVAPTDEQHLSAQSRSERAVLRGDAQSVQVSVKHFSKSLQCHLAKPDCAFYGILAQGACLTVIFQFFIPGTRQTDKSISLHCRLPVINPG; this is translated from the coding sequence ATGAAGTTCAAGGCATTTCTGACTGAGAATGGAGTAAGTCTCCTGGAGAGGAGATTTCTTCCAGCCTTAGACAAAATGGGGAAAATATGCCACCTCTTCCTCACTAGAGATCATGCATTCTTCCTTCACAATCTTCTCAGTGGTGATGGGATTCAATGCATTGCACAGTTTCACAAAGAAACTCTATTCGATGATTATCGCATCTCAAGCCAGAATGAGGACCGCATCGCCTTTGCGGTGGACATATCTATTCTCCAACGTGCAGTCCGCAGCAGTGTCAGCATTTGTTCTGAATTTGGCGGAGGTGACTCCACTCCTAATCGCCTCCAGATAAAGTTGGTGAAGAAGCTGCCTCCAAATTGTACACAACCAATGCCTTTCCTTACATTTGAAACCAAAGGGTATAAATCGGCTGTAATCCAAGACGTCCCGATTTCAAAACCATTGTCAAGGGCTCAAGTTCTTGAGCTTCAAACTGCTCTAGATATGGCTCAAGATTTGCCTCAGACTCTGGTTCAGGTTCCAGATTTAAATCAGTTGCAGAATTATGTAGACAGGATGAAGCATGTTGGAGATTTACTTAATGTCTTTATAAGCAAGTATGGTGATCTGCATGTACAAATTTCGACGACTCTTATCAGACTTGGCACTGAGTTCAGAAAATTGCTGGTTATTGGAGAGCAAGCTGTTGCTCCAACTGATGAACAACATCTCAGTGCTCAGAGCCGATCAGAGAGAGCAGTTTTGCGGGGAGATGCTCAGTCTGTACAAGTGAGTGTCAAACATTTTTCCAAGAGTCTCCAGTGTCACCTGGCAAAGCCAGATTGTGCATTCTATGGGATTCTTGCACAGGGTGCTTGCTTGACTGTTATATTCCAGTTTTTCATTCCAGGTACACGTCAGACAGATAAATCAATCAGTTTACATTGCAGACTTCCAGTAATCAATCCTGGCTGA